From Microcystis aeruginosa NIES-2549, a single genomic window includes:
- the metK gene encoding methionine adenosyltransferase, whose product MSKRYLFTSESVTEGHPDKICDQISDTILDALLSQDDHSRVAAEVVVNTGLVLITGEITSKAQVHFVNLVRSKIAEIGYINADNGFSSNSCTVLVALDEQSPDISQGVTAAQENRELLSNDELDKIGAGDQGIVFGFACNETPEFMPLPISLAHRIARRLAAVRKTGELSYLRPDGKTQVSVIYEDGRPVGIDTILVSTQHDATIGDITDNDLVQQKIKSDLWEAVVQPVFSDLEIKPDANTRYLVNPTGKFVIGGPQGDAGLTGRKIIVDTYGGYSRHGGGAFSGKDPTKVDRSAAYACRYVAKNIVAAGLADKCEIQVGYAIGVARPVSVFVETFGTGKVADDVILDLINKYFELRPAGIIQTFNLRGLPSERGERFYQDVAAYGHFGRNDLDLPWEQTDKAAILKEALTSAVV is encoded by the coding sequence TTGTCTAAACGTTATTTGTTCACCTCCGAATCGGTTACAGAGGGACATCCCGATAAAATTTGTGACCAGATTTCTGATACCATTCTCGATGCTCTGTTATCCCAAGATGACCACAGTCGTGTAGCGGCTGAAGTGGTTGTCAATACAGGGTTAGTCTTGATTACCGGTGAAATCACCTCGAAAGCGCAAGTTCATTTCGTCAATTTAGTTCGCAGTAAAATCGCTGAAATCGGTTATATCAACGCAGATAACGGATTTTCCTCGAATAGTTGCACCGTTTTAGTCGCTTTAGACGAACAATCTCCCGATATTTCCCAGGGTGTCACGGCTGCTCAGGAAAATCGCGAACTTCTCAGTAATGATGAACTCGATAAAATTGGTGCGGGAGACCAGGGTATTGTCTTCGGTTTCGCTTGCAATGAAACCCCCGAATTTATGCCCTTACCGATTAGTTTAGCCCACCGCATCGCTCGCCGTTTAGCGGCAGTCAGAAAAACGGGTGAACTGTCCTATCTGCGTCCCGACGGTAAAACGCAAGTATCGGTCATTTATGAAGATGGTCGTCCCGTGGGTATCGATACTATCCTTGTTTCTACCCAACACGATGCCACTATCGGCGATATCACCGATAATGATCTCGTCCAACAAAAGATTAAAAGTGATCTCTGGGAAGCAGTAGTACAACCGGTCTTCAGCGATTTAGAAATTAAACCCGATGCCAATACCCGTTATCTGGTTAATCCCACTGGAAAATTCGTCATTGGTGGACCCCAAGGCGACGCGGGATTAACGGGACGGAAAATTATCGTCGATACCTACGGTGGCTATTCTCGTCACGGTGGCGGTGCTTTCTCCGGTAAGGATCCTACCAAAGTTGATCGCTCCGCGGCCTATGCTTGCCGTTATGTGGCCAAAAATATCGTCGCTGCTGGTTTGGCCGATAAGTGCGAGATTCAAGTGGGTTATGCGATTGGGGTAGCTCGTCCGGTGAGTGTCTTCGTGGAAACCTTTGGCACTGGCAAAGTCGCCGATGATGTGATTCTGGACTTAATCAATAAATACTTTGAACTCCGTCCGGCCGGTATTATCCAAACCTTTAACCTGCGCGGTTTACCCAGTGAAAGAGGCGAGCGTTTTTACCAAGATGTAGCCGCTTATGGTCATTTTGGTCGCAATGATCTCGATTTACCCTGGGAACAAACCGATAAAGCCGCTATCCTCAAAGAAGCTTTGACTTCTGCGGTGGTATAG
- a CDS encoding phycobiliprotein lyase, which produces MNTEIFQQFFAYCVGSWQTERTYHYLADQEVERSRTEFLIQPLTREIKQKVLTDNNYPDIADLESIPGFNLGFYTISEKGEEVRQNLNLLFVVKAENNGYLEGDYLRDRAYEEARPIISAFRFDSTTRELLMTTNYTRSVSVDSITLINPDLRIRKIINYQRPQQGEPLEKVLLVGFGVECKVS; this is translated from the coding sequence ATGAATACCGAAATTTTTCAGCAATTTTTTGCCTATTGTGTCGGTAGTTGGCAAACAGAAAGAACCTATCATTATCTAGCGGATCAAGAAGTGGAACGTTCCCGTACTGAATTTCTTATCCAACCCCTGACTAGGGAGATTAAACAGAAAGTTCTAACAGATAATAACTATCCTGATATTGCGGATTTAGAAAGTATCCCCGGGTTTAATTTAGGTTTCTATACCATCTCGGAAAAAGGGGAAGAAGTGCGACAAAATCTTAATCTTTTATTTGTGGTTAAAGCAGAAAATAACGGTTATTTAGAAGGGGATTATCTTCGTGATCGCGCCTACGAAGAAGCAAGACCAATTATCTCCGCTTTTCGCTTTGATTCCACCACCAGAGAGTTATTAATGACCACCAATTACACTCGCAGTGTTTCCGTGGATTCAATTACTTTAATCAATCCAGACCTGCGAATTCGCAAAATTATTAACTATCAACGTCCCCAGCAGGGGGAACCCTTAGAAAAAGTTCTCTTGGTCGGTTTTGGGGTTGAGTGTAAAGTCAGTTAA
- a CDS encoding glycosyltransferase family 2 protein, translating into MLSNQIPVKISVVVPLYNEEENIDVLFRRLFAVLETINTSYEVVCVNDGSRDNTLKNLVEYHQRYPQIKVVNLSRNFGKDIAMSAGIDYSQGMAVIPIDADLQDPPELIAEMIEKWQQGYDVVYASRRVRIGESWLKRFTAEGFYQVINKLSRVPIPPNTGDFRLIDRRVVESIKKMPERQRFMKGIFAWVGYKQTSILFDREPRYQGQTKWNYWKLWNFAIDGITSFSFLPLKVWTYVGFIIAFISLVYASFLILRTIILGIDVPGYASLMVTVLFLGGIQLLTLGIIGEYIGRVYEEVKGRPLYLVRDCYGFENREQVTDKITQN; encoded by the coding sequence ATGCTATCAAATCAAATACCTGTGAAAATATCTGTTGTTGTTCCTCTGTATAACGAAGAAGAAAATATCGATGTTCTCTTTAGGCGACTTTTCGCGGTTTTAGAGACAATAAATACCAGTTATGAGGTCGTTTGCGTCAATGATGGTAGTCGTGACAATACTCTCAAAAATCTCGTAGAATATCATCAACGTTACCCACAAATTAAAGTGGTTAATTTATCGCGTAATTTTGGTAAAGATATTGCCATGTCAGCAGGAATTGATTACAGTCAAGGAATGGCAGTCATTCCTATTGATGCTGATTTACAAGATCCGCCAGAATTAATTGCCGAAATGATCGAAAAATGGCAGCAGGGTTATGATGTGGTTTATGCGTCCCGTCGGGTTAGAATTGGCGAAAGTTGGTTGAAACGTTTCACCGCAGAAGGTTTCTATCAAGTCATTAATAAATTAAGTCGGGTTCCTATTCCCCCTAATACGGGAGATTTTCGCTTAATTGATCGCCGAGTGGTAGAATCAATTAAAAAGATGCCCGAACGTCAAAGATTTATGAAAGGTATATTTGCTTGGGTAGGATATAAACAGACATCAATTTTATTCGATCGAGAACCCCGGTATCAAGGACAAACTAAATGGAATTACTGGAAATTATGGAATTTTGCCATCGATGGTATTACCTCTTTTAGTTTTTTACCTCTGAAGGTCTGGACCTATGTAGGGTTTATCATTGCATTTATTAGTCTTGTTTATGCTAGTTTTTTAATTCTTAGGACTATTATTTTAGGAATCGATGTACCCGGATACGCTTCTCTGATGGTTACTGTCTTATTTTTAGGAGGAATTCAATTACTCACTCTTGGTATTATTGGCGAATATATTGGCAGGGTTTATGAGGAAGTAAAAGGCCGGCCACTTTATCTGGTTCGAGATTGTTATGGTTTTGAAAATAGGGAACAAGTTACTGATAAAATAACTCAAAATTAA
- a CDS encoding glycosyltransferase family 4 protein, whose amino-acid sequence MNILMISSTFPYPPSKGGTQGRTFNLLKYLSKNHDITLIVQRTADVSDEEVEKLGKFVSELVVFPRPRDAKTGIISKLHRLAQFLQTGTPPNVLFGYSQEMQNWIDRAVKSQKFPVITSEHSVNEIYIRPQWKQQIRTVIDVHSSLYQTGKSQLEIGVSSQELRDRLYLPLLRRYEQKTVQKFSKIVVTTDDDQKQMEEFAPNGEIYLIPNAVDLDLFPYRTEDPSGHNLVFIGGLDYWVNIDAACFLAREILPRIQITYPDTTLTLVGANPSLEVQELTKLKGVIVTGRVPSMTTYLHQATVAVIPLRTGFGMKFKTLESMAAGVPVVASDRGLEGLTVEGNNVPLAALRANSIEEYCTAISSLFESAELREKLSRNARKLIEDNYTWQQAATKYEQVLVADIC is encoded by the coding sequence ATGAATATCTTAATGATTAGTTCCACCTTTCCCTATCCACCTAGCAAAGGAGGAACTCAGGGCAGAACTTTTAATTTACTCAAATATCTCAGCAAAAATCATGATATTACTCTCATCGTTCAGCGTACTGCTGATGTCAGCGATGAGGAGGTAGAAAAGTTAGGTAAATTTGTTAGTGAATTGGTAGTTTTTCCCCGTCCTCGCGATGCCAAAACTGGAATAATTTCTAAACTGCACAGATTAGCTCAATTCCTGCAAACGGGAACACCTCCCAATGTACTTTTTGGCTATTCTCAAGAGATGCAGAACTGGATAGATAGGGCAGTTAAGAGTCAAAAATTCCCAGTAATTACCAGTGAACATAGTGTTAATGAAATTTATATTCGTCCTCAATGGAAACAGCAAATTAGGACAGTAATTGATGTGCATAGTTCCCTCTATCAAACCGGCAAAAGTCAATTAGAAATTGGGGTTTCTAGTCAAGAATTACGGGATCGTCTCTACCTTCCTCTCCTGCGTCGCTACGAACAAAAAACTGTGCAGAAATTCTCAAAAATTGTCGTCACTACCGATGATGATCAAAAACAAATGGAAGAATTTGCTCCCAATGGAGAAATTTATTTAATTCCTAATGCAGTAGATTTAGATTTGTTTCCCTATCGTACCGAGGATCCTTCTGGACACAATTTAGTGTTTATCGGTGGGTTAGATTATTGGGTTAATATCGATGCGGCCTGTTTTTTAGCTAGGGAAATTTTACCTCGTATTCAAATTACTTATCCCGATACTACTTTAACTCTAGTCGGTGCTAATCCATCCCTAGAAGTGCAAGAATTAACTAAGTTAAAAGGAGTAATTGTGACGGGACGAGTACCGTCAATGACCACCTATCTTCATCAGGCAACTGTGGCAGTTATTCCCCTAAGAACAGGTTTTGGAATGAAGTTTAAAACCCTAGAATCTATGGCTGCGGGGGTGCCAGTGGTAGCCAGCGATCGAGGTTTAGAAGGATTAACAGTGGAAGGAAATAATGTTCCTCTAGCAGCCTTAAGGGCTAATAGTATTGAGGAATATTGTACGGCGATTAGTAGTCTTTTTGAATCGGCAGAGTTGCGAGAAAAATTATCTAGAAATGCTCGCAAGTTAATCGAAGATAATTATACTTGGCAGCAAGCAGCCACTAAGTACGAACAAGTTTTAGTTGCTGATATTTGTTAG